Genomic window (Ammospiza caudacuta isolate bAmmCau1 chromosome 10, bAmmCau1.pri, whole genome shotgun sequence):
TAGCAGTGCAGTAactatgttttggatttgtgcttaACTGCCAGCTGGGATGAAAACACAACAATGTTctacagaggggaaaaaacataCTAGAAACCGTTTAAGTTCTTCCATTTGGCggttgttttatttcttactgattttttttttccttacaatcATTAtgctgaaatataaaaattccTGGCCAAAgttagttttaaaattttaaaagtaattccATCTGCATTGATACATGCCAAACATCACTAGATTCAGTTTCTGAAAACACACTGATAAGATTCCCAAACAGGTTGCTTTGCCTGACATCCAGAAAAATCCTCCTTTCCAACTTGTGCAAACATACTTCAGCTTGACAGAAAATAAGTTACACCTGAGTGTTTCCATGCTTAGTTTTCATTAATCTTAAATAACCTTTTTTCCATGGACCCTTAACAATTGGCTCATGCTAAGCCGCACCACAGTGATCCTTTTCAGCTGTACTAGGCATCCTCATGAATCCCAGGAACACAGAAATAAGAATAATTGCAGAGATGCCATGAGGATTAATATATTGGTGACAGAAGTGGGCACCTTTATTTCCAGAGCTCTGGAAGACAGGCAGTGCACTGCAGATCAGCTATTGTTAAGGCACGTGGTGAAATGAACAGTTTATCATCTCGGCTGGTTCATCTCTCCGAGTCAAACATTCTGTGCCAGTAGTAGATGAAGGTTGGTGAGTTGCTGGCCCCTATCGCTATCAGCAACAGCAGGTACAGCATCATCATTACAGCAAAACGGTGGGTGTAGAACCAGGAAGATTCATTAGAAGGcctgaaaggggaaaagggcATGAATTCTGTCAGAGATGCACAAATATCTTGGCAAAAAGTATTTCAGGCTTCATTATTTTAAGCAAATCCTATAAAAACAGGAAGTTGTTCCACAATCTCTGTAACTAAGGCAGCCTGATTTCCACCACATCCCTTTTCCTTAAGTCTCTGTGCACAATTCTGTCTTTTCTCCCCATGTTCACACCTTTCCCTGTGGTCTGGAGCTGTAGCTGCCTGGCCTGTAGACATGTGTTGAGTAGCTGAGTGAACACTGCCACTTAGCACTTAGGATAGATAAGGGCAGAGTTAAAACTGAGGCAGTTGTAAGAGGTGCATTCACCAGACATTCACTCTTGGATTCCTGCCACAAACAGATAATTAGACCTCTCAAAGACTCTAAGTGCTTACAGGTCTggtaaaaaaagcaaatttagcTTAGCCTGGGAATGTCAAAGAGCAAGGCAGAGGCAACATGATGGTGTAAGACTTATTTCCATAGAAAACAGGCTACAAACAAATTCTGGCAGTGCAGTATATCTTTCTTGGTtgttttctattatttttcaaCAATGAGATGTGTTTATCTGGCTGTTGTAGCAGCTCATCCCTCTAGACAGCTGAACTCTTACCTCCTATGCTGCTTCTGTGAATACACTAGCAAGTATTTAACTCGTAAAAGCTGGTTGTTTGTGACAACAAAGTATTTCTGTGGTACGTCTCCCCCTTCGCTGTTTTTCActcttgctctttttctgtCTATTTCTTCTGAATCTGaattgggaaaagaaaaaaaattgcagaactTCAAGTAACtgtaaaaaaagtaaacaaCCAACACCCCCATACACACCCCCCAGAAGAATGGGAATGAGATAACCAAAAATCTAGTCTTGGTATTCCCCTGAATCTCTCAGCATCCAAGAATAGAGTGAGAAGTTTGCTTGAGGCTATACCACTCCTAGTCATCCTTGGTATGGATGACATTATGGCCCAGACCAGGGTGACAAGGAGGTAAATCTCCCATCCAGTGCTCAAGGAGCCACTGATAttaacagggaaagaaaaataacatgaaGGACAGATGTAACTGCTACACAGTTATTACTGTGCTAGCCTCACCTTTCTTTTTCACCTGACACTTTACATCTGGGTGGTCAATGATCTCACAGACAGCCAcacagctgaggacagagcccaGTGCACTTCGCTGCCAGCCGAGGCTGTGAGGGCTGtacagcagagccaggctcaggTCACTGGTCAGATAGGTGCCTTCACCAAACAGGGATGTCTGAAACAGAGCAGAAATCCACCCTAAAATCATGTGCTGCAAACCTCAAACAACATACAAGTGTTCTTTCCTTTCAGACTGGCAGTTCTGCTCCTGAAGGTAAATTACGAAAGGCCTTTCTGACCCATGCTGGGCCTGGTCCATGCACTGTTTTTGTCCTGGCACAACTTCCTTGGGGTGGGGCTGCTGCCCTCTCCCATCCCTCAAATTAGCTGCTTGGCAGAGCACTTGGTGTGGACAGATTCATGCTTTCCCGGATTTGGAGTTAGTTTGCCAGCAAAAGTATTTTACATCAACATGACTGCACTGCTGTTCAAAGGCATTTCATCGATTTATTGAGACTGTCATCATTCAAGTAATCTAAACTCCCCAAACAAGACAAGGTTTTACTTCATTTAAATCCATGCTTTActagaaaagaggaaagaactTTTCAATTTGCCACACTGGCTAAAATTATTACTCCAGTAAGTCCATTGTACCCAGTAAACCATTACTCATTAAgaatgtggggaaaaaacacaATCCAGGTTGACTGGAATGTCAAGCAGGTGCTGTGTCAAAGCAGCCTCACAGCTGACACAAAAAGCCAGGAATCTCAACTTCCCTTCCACTGAAATCAGAAGAGGTGCAAATCCTGTGGGATGTCTCCCTGAACCAGACCATTTTAAGAAGGCTCCACTGGCAAGCAGCACCTGAAACTTTGCTGAATACAAGGCCAGGCAGAAAATCTCCACTATCCTCCGTCTCTGCAGACAGGCActtcccagctgcaggctgtCAGACAGGACAGGATTTTCAGAGGAATTACACTTCCTTATAAAGAAGCAAAAGACAGTCATAATTTGTCACACTGGTGAAAAGGGTTTCATGCCACTTCCAGTTTTTACCCTCAGTCTGCACTAGAAAATCCAACACGGCCATCTGCGAAGGCCTACACTGAAATGAACACAGCAGAACAAGAGCATCAGCACATTTCATACCCCAAAAGGAATCTGGgcctatttttaaaatgcatacCCAGCTGCAAGTGAGCAAGGGAAGATGGTGTCAATGGCAGGAGCCTCACCCTGTTCAAGTGGCAGTGCAGGCCGTGGTGCAGGATGGAATGGAAGTTCTCCAGGCGGCTCCCGTGGAAGGCGTAGATAAGGTCCCGCTCTCCCTTGGTCTCAGCAAACTTAGTGTTCATTTGATCACAGTACATGACTTCAAAGAGATAGTCTGGAGCAGGAACTGCAGCCCCAGACATCCCTGTGAGTTCCTGGATCTTCTCGTACTTAAAAACAGGAAGGAATATCAATGTTGGTTTATGTGGTTACATTACTCACTGGAAATTCCGCTTCCCGTCCCTTCATAGCGTTTAATGGATTCTGATTATGCTTTTCTGAGTTAGAATTCAACACTCTCACAATTCAGAAGGAGTAAGTAAGTAAAAATCCTGCCAGTTTCTTGCTATTGAAGTTAAATCCTTAATCTTgtctccagaaaaaaaccccaaacctgaaTTGTAATTATGAATTAATTTATTATGCAAGGACAATATCACAATTCTGCTTTGGCTATTAAGACAATATATTCATCAGCTGATcttgcaagaggaaaaaaaacaaaaacagaagcTGTTTTCAGCTTACTGCTAATCTCTACAATTATTTTGATCCCTGCTACAGAAGTGCCTGAGTGGCTCTGAACCTTTCCCTTTTTGGGGCAAAAGACAAGAGTTGTCTTTCTCAGTGACAAGCAGGACCCAGCTCCATGACACCCAAATTGGACTCTCTCAGCCTAAACCATGCACGTGCATGTTATGTTAGCTGCAGTAATCAACTACAATCACTGTCCATCAACTACTGACATTGGTAACTCTTTCTTCCAACCAGTGTTCCTGAAAATTTACTTTAAAGCATTCCTCTCTATATACAGAGAAGAATGGATTTATGTTCAGCTGTCAAGCTCTCACAATAACCAACTTAATTCTGGGAGGAGGAAATAGTGTCTGAAGAGCAAGTTTGCCTCAAAAGCCAAATTCTAATTTAGATTTTCAGAATTCAAAACTTACCTCCTGTTTCTTAGTACTTTGTATCATGAAGACTTTAGATGATAGAATCCAACTAAACAGCTCCCAGGTCCTTGTATCTGTATTTGGAACAGATTCCAGAAGCTCTTTGAGGCTTGGTAGAGCCTTGGTATCTGCAAGCTAACAACAGAGGCATTCAGCACAGGCTCCTTAGCGCCATTGCGATTAAACAGGGACCTCTAGTGAAAACGAAACAATATTTCACCCCAACCAACTGAAAAACAGGTTCTGTTCTGAGATATAAACATTTGTTTCCAGTTTGTGGGGAAGTTTGTCAATTGCTCTGAACGCAAATAGCAGGCAAGTTACAAACAGTGATATTTACCAACGCTATCTGTAGGGTTTGTACAGGAACAATCAGACGCACTCCTGAGAGAAAACAATCTATCACAGAGCAGCATGTGCAGTACACCTCACATGGGAGTGTTCAGGTCATGTAACATGCAAGTCCTTCAATATGAATTTGAATGTAACGTTGGCAAGCTCTCTTCACACTTCACATAATATTAGAAAcattcaggctggaaaacacaTCTGAGATTACTGAGTCCAACCCTTAGCCTAACTttgccaagcccaccactaaaccatgacccccagtgccacatctacGTGTTTtctgaacacctccagggatggtgattccatcacttccctgggcagtctgtgctaATGCCCAGCCACCCTTTCAGGGTAGAAATGTTCCAGAATCCTCAATCTTGAGCCGCTTGAGGCCGCTCCCTCTCGTCCTGTCGGCTCCCTACCTGTTACCTATGGCTTGTTACTTCATGTGCTGTCCACACCGGATCTGGGCGTTTCCCAGTGTGGGTTTATCGGTCAGAATCCCAAATACTATTTTAAACCTGGATTTCTTGACTGGATAAACCTTTCATCCTGACTGATCCGTGACCCTGCGGCGCCGCTGCCCTCACCTCTGCGGGCAGCCTGTGCTCCCCATCGGGGCAGGTGCCCTGGCGCCTCGGGCAGCCTCCCCGGGCCGGCCCCAGGCACTCACCAGCCCCTCGAAGTCCTTGCTGTCGCCGCTGGCGTAGCGGCCCGGGAAGGGCCTCAGCGCCGAATCGCGCTTGTAGCTCTGCAGCGCGGCGGCGAACAGGCTGCACCGCAGGTCGGCGGCCAGCGGGTCCCGCCGCGCCGCCTCCCTGGCGCCCAGGGCCGCCtcgccggggccggggcccgGTGCTGACATGCCCGGCGGGGGCTGCCGAGCACCGGCCGCTCCGACAAGGCggcagcgcccgccccgccggcgtCGCCCCTtccgccgccggggccgcggcgtggccccgcggccccgccccgcagccgcctccgcccgccccgcgccgctccgGAGCTGCCGGTCGGTGCGCCTCCGGGAGCGAGGGTGGCGGGCGGTTGTGCCCTGTTAcgtggggatggggagaggggacGGAGGTCTGGGGGAATGGCGCCTTCCCCTCCGGTAGAGACCGGAGATTATTACAGAGGACAGTGGCATCTTCCCCTCAGGCAGAGACCGGGAGTGGGGTTCAGGGACACAGTGGCATCTCCCCCTCAGGCAGAGGCCGGGAGAAGAAGGTTCGTGGGGAATAGCGCCTTCTCCTCAGGCAGAAATCGGAAGAGGTGTACGAAAGGGACTGGCACCTTTGCCTCAGGTAATGACCTGAAGAAAAGTATGTCGAGGGAATGGTGCTTTCCCCTCAGGATGAGACTGAGGCGGGTGCCGTGGGAAAATGGCGCCGTCCCCTCAGGTGTTGATCAAGAGTTGGGTAGAGTGGGCCATGGCACCCTCCCCTCAGGGGATGACCAGGAGAGGGGTATAGACAGGAATGGCACCTTGCCCTCAGGTAGAGATTGGGAAAAGGGGTATAGTGAAAAATGGGGTCACCCTCACAGGTAGAGACTGGGAGAGGGGTATGGGAGAATGGTGCTTTCTCTTCAGGTGGAAACTGCGAGAGGCCTACAGGGTACAGCAGCATCTTCTTCTCAGGTAGTGACCTGGAGGGCGTAAAGGGAGCAATTGCATGTTCCTCTCAGAGACTGGAAGGGTTTATAGGTCAGGAGGGGAAATGTCACCTTTACCTCAGATACAAACCAAGTCAGGCCCCAAGACCATGGGGCAAAGAGGACATGGAGGGGGACCCCAGCTCTTTATACGCAGAGTGCAAGCGCATCAggagcccatggcaggggacagagggggggATGCTGACAGTGTGCTGGGGTGTTAAGTGCACAGTGGCCATGTCA
Coding sequences:
- the PARP16 gene encoding protein mono-ADP-ribosyltransferase PARP16, encoding MSAPGPGPGEAALGAREAARRDPLAADLRCSLFAAALQSYKRDSALRPFPGRYASGDSKDFEGLLADTKALPSLKELLESVPNTDTRTWELFSWILSSKVFMIQSTKKQEYEKIQELTGMSGAAVPAPDYLFEVMYCDQMNTKFAETKGERDLIYAFHGSRLENFHSILHHGLHCHLNRTSLFGEGTYLTSDLSLALLYSPHSLGWQRSALGSVLSCVAVCEIIDHPDVKCQVKKKDSEEIDRKRARVKNSEGGDVPQKYFVVTNNQLLRVKYLLVYSQKQHRRPSNESSWFYTHRFAVMMMLYLLLLIAIGASNSPTFIYYWHRMFDSER